The sequence gatgtggagtatactataaagcaaatgtatttcacagggcctccaaagccctgtagtctcaggtttagcctaaccttttgaaattacatataaaaatgttaaccttgcaaaagtcAGGAAATTTtcccccaggctaaagtctctgttgtaagataaggaattgtggcacagcaaggttgctggctcaaggacagagttatttgattgatatgtaaaaatgctggggaagctgtgtagggaaagagaatgtttgctaagatcaagcttttgttggtggatcgacttaaccttttgcgaattgcattatggaatgtcactttgttatctcactgatgttaccagcctatattgttaaactatatttggccataaccccacctaagttcttttcctgtaactcgctggtctggagaataaatgcagggcgAGAACACGAGTTCGTGTTTAATTTCCAAAAGGAAgcaatgcctctctcttgagggttctgggaaattaaccccttcggggtctctcactgctcaaaagaaatgggctttgagtaatcctttttgcggctctgtcacccaagggaagagaggtgacaaatccgtgtgaggcaaagcaacaaaattcTACGAGAGGGAAGAGGGTGCCAGTAGAATACCCCCTAGGCATACAACTCACTGTTGATTTGCCTTAGTTCTAGAGTATATTTCAGAGTATTTATGAAAGGCCTTAAATAATGCTCAGAAAATAAGGACTGTTTTCTCAGCCAAACTATCAAATATTCAATAAGTGCTCCATACAATGCCTATGGGATGTGGCTTGCTTGAAAGCAGATCTACTAAGGAGTGAAATACCTGTACCGTTTCTGCTATCTGCCAAGAGCGGTCTAGATAACCACTGAGGAGACAGATAAATGTCCCATCCTTACTCTGTGAAGAAGCCTCTGAGCCAATTGGGAAAGAGACACAGCACTCCAAATAGAGCCCCTAACCCAATCAAGGGGTGGGTATCAAGGAGGGCCTCCTGCAGGTGATCCTCATTTATTATTAGAGGATGAGTAGACATAAGGAAGAGGAGCGGAATGGCAACCCGGGTGGGTTAGAAAGACTCTTCGGCCCCTAGGGCCAAGTCATGCCCTTGGAACACGTAAGGTTAGGctggatgaaaagaaaaagaaaacacacaggacaaggaggaagaaaaaaagaaaacgcATTTCATCCTCCCACAAGGCACACGCATCGCCAATGCTTCAGAGTTCTTGGAGGCAGCTCTGTAGCCATTCCCGGCAAAATAAAGCTACCGAAGGCTGCGGGACTTCCTAGAAAGCCACTACCCCCTCACTGCGAAAGGAGCCGGGTATTACCTCCAAGGCCTCCGAGAGCGAGCTAGTAATCCCGGATCTTTCACTAGGGCTCCGCTCTAGCCTCCAAGCTTCCGTTTCTCTACTGCTCTCCGAGGTCGTCGCCAGCCGGAGCTTGGGCGGCCAGGGGGCGGGCCTTCCGGAACAGGGGTGCGTGGGGAGGAAGGTCAGGTGCAGGTAAGGCTGTCGGTGGCTTTGGGGGAATGCTGCGGCGACAGGGGGCGATGGCTTTTAGGAGGTCCTGCGAGAACTTCCAACCTGGCGGAGTCGCCAAACATAGGGCGAGTTCATTTCATTAGTGAGCAGCTCGGGGGTCTCACGTGTGTCACACAAACAACTTGGCCTTTTCCTGCGTCAGTCGGGGAATTTGCCAAACGGAGGACGCTGGCGTCTCTGCTGCCGCAGTTTCCTTTCCGGCGCAGTTACTCTTTTCCAGAGCAGTTAGCAGTACAAGGCTCAGTTTCTCTGCTCACCAGACGGCCTTCTGCACGGTAactttgttggggggggggggggcgcggtTAATTTTGTTATCGGTGTAAGGAAAAATACAGTAAGGTGATATTTAAGAAAAGTACCGCGTAACGCCCTACCGATTCAAACGTCGGTTGAGTTTACACTGCGACTCGCATCACAGGTTGGAGTGATCGAGTCAGACGGAGGGGGTTGCGGATTGTTCTTGCTGAACTGAATAAAGCTAACATATGTTCATTGCCATTCATGCTTCTACGACTCAGTAAAGTAATCGGTACTGGGCTTTAAAAGTAACAAAGCGTTCTGCTCGGACTGATTTTCCATGACAGCACAGTGTGTGAGCTCTTTGGGCCCTGATGATTAGGGCAGGCTTTGTACCGTGAGTTTCTTATGTCAGCCTTACAATTCAGTGAGGTCGTATGACTATCCTCATTTAGTAGCTGAGAAAACCGAGGCAGAGAATAAGTACTGTACTACAAATCGACATGGTCATTAAAAGGCCAAGGCAAGATTCCAGCTAGCTTTTCTACTGCAAAGCTGGTGCTCTCTGCTAACCAGTGATTTATGAGAAACTGGAGATACAGTTTTAATAGTTCCATGGGATTCAAAACGGTGAATCATATCCAGGTTAAGAACTTCCTGCACTTCATCTTTGCCTTTCAAAGAGAAAAGGCAAACCTAACCCAAAGCCAATTATTGATGTAAACTCGACCTTTGAAATGCATCAAACCCATCAGAAAGATCAAAGAACTTGCCCTTTTATCAGAGTAAAAATATGGGAATTTTCTTCTTGTGTgggtttaatttgttttgtttcgcACATTTGagtaattatttttttgcttagtatTTTAAACCCCAGTTAACTTTTCTTCATGATACTATAGTTTTTTTAGTTCTCATTTAAAGAAAGATGACATTTTAAAGTGACTGTTTTGTACCCCTTAGAAAGGTTTCATGTGAATCAAAATCTAATTGACATATGTAAATTATTTGCCTTTTACTTTAATGTCATTGTCAGGGtcagcatatatatattttttaaataaaattgaaaaattcttAAGGAAGCACACTGAAGTCCTGAAAAGTACTAAATAAggtttttgaacttttttttttttaatttaaagccaGTAAAAAGTGGCAATTTATCAGTCTTAGGACCAACACTTAATGGACAGCAAAACCTTTTAGTCtatgtaaaaaagaagaaagtatacCAACCTCCTGGTCATTCTTCATCAGATAGATacaaggaaagattcatatatctttcaattctatttttccgtgaactttgtGACGTGCCCTCATGTATGTCTGCTCTTGGAAGGAGACTACAAAGCAGTGTTGTTGGTAATTTATAACCTTTTACAGATTCCCCCTGTTAGCACGTGGTTCTTTGTTTCTAGCAAGGTATGCAGTTTGGAAGAAGCTTATTCCCTTTCTCTATCATAAAATTTTTAGGATGTGGATTTTGTAGTATAATTATGCTCTAGTGGATTGTAATGTGACCTTATTTTTTATGAGTTATGTATCCTAGTGATTTGCTACATTACAAAGTGGACATGGTTATAACTTAGCATCCAGTGATGGCTTCAGTGACCAATGTCCTAGTGagttccttcctcttcctcactaCCTTCAAGTTACCAAGGTGCTGGTCCCCCCTCTGTGTTTCTCTAGCTGTCTTTCTTTGTGAGGATATCTCTGTTTTTGCATGATTAAATGAGGACAAGGAACTAACAAACGTGTGTATGTAGAACACATGAACACCAGATTTACAAACAGGTGTAGGGTTTTTTTGTAAgttaccatttactgagtgccactGTCTTACTCATTTCTCACAAGTCATGCAAGCTTTGTTTTCAGAAAAGGAAACTCATATTTAGAAAGGATAGGTAACTGTTCAAAATAATGCAGGTAATAAGTAGCAGAGCCATTATTCAAACCTAGGCTTCAGGATTTCATGCTgtctcttcatttaaaaataaaatgatttggaattcagaatatattttcCTGAAAACATTGTAACAAATTGGTAGTTCCCAGACCAGCTTACAAATAACTAATTGTGGTAATACTGTGCAATTACGGTAGAGATCTATTCTGATGCTGTAATGGTAattaagcaaaacaaagcaaagttgATGAAGAAacagtttgttgttgttgttgtttaatctGATGTTTAGGAAAAGATAactttaaaagtggaagagaaaaGATTGAATATGCAAAGAAACTTTGCGGCTTCTGAAGGTGACTTCTGGACATTGGCAAGTCCTTGAGAGGTTTATGGCACTGGTTTGTTACTAGTTTCTGTTTATACATTAAACTGTTAATGACTTTGTTCCTCATTGACGAAAATATGTATACCCTAGCCCTAACAACGCTACCCCCAAACCATCTGCATCCACATAATGGAGCAAGAgttgggagaaaaggaaaagagaagagcaaGGCATGTAGGTGATCCCTGGATTGGACAAGTTGGGTCCCTCAGTGTCCCATTTCTGGCCTTCAGGTGGCACTGTTGGCCCAAGATTGCTTGGTTAGTGTTTAGAATGGTAAATGGTTTGAGGTTGACATTCTACAATTGGTTTGAGGTCAGCCTCTGCTTTTTTAATGGATCTTGAAAGGGGCATTAAAACTTCCTTACTTTAAACATTaggttggtttgttttcttataagagcTGTTCTGAAATTTACTTCACAGAATTCCTGCTtagttttttttggtttatttctccCATTAGCTTTTCAAGGTAGGTGTATGCCTTTTTTCTACTTGGAGACCACCTTCTTTTCATCACAGCTGAACCATCCCCCCAGGATAGTTTCTTAGTCAGCAAAGATTCTCATCTCACTACTAAAATTTTGCATAAATTGGCATATTCTACCAACAGTAACCCCTATATGTTATCCAGAATGGAACGGGATAGTTATTTCACCAACattattgatttttacatatCATCCATGTAGTTTTTGATGTCTATTAGCTATAATTTTTGTATATCACGGATATCATTCTTATACCTATTTCAACATTCTGTACCTCTAAAGAAAAAGTTACTGTTTTCAGCTAATAAGAGCTTAGCTAGTTTGATTAGGCAGAATATGTAAGATGGAAGATAGGAAGTAATATCACAATTCATGTGCTTTCTGTTCAGGAATAGAATGAAACTTATGAGCTGTTGAGTTTATTTCTACACGACTACTATCTGTTTTTTCCAAACGGCTCTCAGTCTCTAGGCAGACTTCAATCCAGTAACCTAGAGGCCAAATGACCTCATAACTCATTAGCAGTTCTCAGAGCCATCTGGAGCCCTTGAGAACAGTGTTCAAAGGACTGATAATAAAGACAACAGCATAATTATTTCTCTGCCATGATTACACCTTTAGATGGCAAGGAGTCAGCATATTTATTTTGCAGATTGCTTAGGTGGGTGTTTTCTGAAGGTATAATAATGCTGTGGTAGGGTAACTTGTTTCCCTGTCTTCTTCATCCAGCTACAAATAGGTAGTATCTGTAAATAACCTATTGAATCACAAAATAGTTCATTGTAAAAGGGGCAGTACAGCAACGAAATGCTAGTATTGtgaacacaaaatataaaaatcgtAAATGTAAAGCATGCTAAGGAAATAGCCATTTGGACTGCATATTTCTCAACTGCAAGGCACTTCCTGCTAACAGTGTGCAGATTCACGTGTGGcttgctgtgttttcattttctaaagtGTTCATTAGATAATCTTGGAATTTCTTACACTAAcctgtttatctttcttttcattttctgtaggGACTCTTGCTCCTTGCTGCTCAAGAAATGTCTTCACTTTCAGAATATGCCTTACGTATGTCCCGTCTGAGTGCCCGGCTGTTTGGTGAAGTTGCCAGGCCTACTGATTCCAAATCCATGAAAGTAGTGAAACTATTTAGTGAACAGCCTTTGGCCAAGAGGAAGGAGACTTACGACTGGTATCCAAATCACAACACTTATTTTGCGCTCATGGGGACACTCCGTTTTCTTGGCCTCTACAGGTGAtgacaaaaaaacacaaagaggGACCTGGGAGAGATATTTTTAGCagatcagaaagggaaaaaattagcCTTTCTACCCTTACAGTTTTGTGGTTCTTATAACAGAGCCCAGATAGCTCAGAAGGTTTGCAGGGGAAAGCTTCTTTCAAAATATCCA comes from Cynocephalus volans isolate mCynVol1 chromosome 6, mCynVol1.pri, whole genome shotgun sequence and encodes:
- the MRPS33 gene encoding small ribosomal subunit protein mS33 → MSSLSEYALRMSRLSARLFGEVARPTDSKSMKVVKLFSEQPLAKRKETYDWYPNHNTYFALMGTLRFLGLYRDEHQDFKDEQRRLKKLRGKGKPRKGEGKRATKKK